The Gaiella occulta genome has a window encoding:
- a CDS encoding TetR/AcrR family transcriptional regulator: MANSAQPGKPSSRSRITRGQGREALCRALPRVVARDGFDGVTFRSVAAEAGVTHGLASYHFGTRESMIHEALKWAVEHTLEATHLAAPTGEIEHFAADVPRALSERPEDAIFQFEVLLRALRSPDLREDVRKSYDDYVEAISKSLSALGVEGKAVARLVFAALDGLTLQQLLYEGTDRTEETLGALRQILSLLAHPSSGAPGVGLAAPHSADRPRPGTQELPSTRV; this comes from the coding sequence ATGGCGAACAGCGCGCAGCCCGGCAAGCCATCCAGCCGCTCGAGGATCACCCGCGGCCAGGGCCGCGAGGCCCTCTGTCGAGCGCTCCCCCGCGTCGTCGCGCGAGACGGCTTCGACGGCGTCACGTTCCGCTCGGTCGCTGCCGAGGCCGGCGTCACCCACGGCCTCGCCTCGTACCACTTCGGGACCAGAGAGTCGATGATCCATGAGGCACTGAAGTGGGCCGTCGAGCACACGCTCGAGGCGACCCACCTCGCCGCGCCGACGGGCGAGATCGAACACTTTGCCGCTGATGTACCGCGGGCGCTGAGCGAGCGCCCAGAGGACGCAATCTTCCAGTTCGAGGTCCTGCTCCGAGCGCTCCGCAGCCCCGATCTGCGCGAAGACGTGCGCAAGAGCTACGACGACTACGTCGAAGCGATCTCGAAGTCGCTGAGCGCCCTCGGCGTCGAAGGGAAGGCCGTCGCACGACTCGTGTTCGCGGCGCTGGATGGGCTCACGTTGCAGCAGTTGCTCTACGAGGGCACGGATCGAACCGAGGAGACACTCGGAGCGCTCCGCCAAATCCTGTCTCTGCTTGCTCATCCATCCAGTGGCGCTCCGGGCGTCGGACTCGCGGCCCCCCACAGCGCAGACCGTCCACGCCCCGGGACCCAAGAGCTGCCCTCAACGCGCGTTTGA